TCTGGTGAGATGAGGGCGAGGACAATGATACCGAACCCAATGCCCGACATCACGAGCTTTTCTTTCGCCTGATTCTTCTTCTCAGGATTGCCGCCTGCACGCATGTATGAGAGGCCGGCTCGGCCGACATAGAAGCCAGTTGCCGGGAGGCCAAGGCCTGCGACAGCGCCAAAGACGATACCGATCCCAGTCTCAATACCGGTCCCACAGTAGACATCACCGACGTTCGACTGTGCAGCGACTGAACTGGTGCTGACAAGCACGAACGCCATCCACACGACAAGCGACGACACTGTTGGGGACACTCGATCGACGAAGCACCGAGTGCGGTCCAATAGACTGGTTGACTCAACACGGTTAATGGACAATTCGGACGGCTTGGACGACGTATCGTTACTCATGTTTGGCGGGGTTTGAGTTGGAGGGTTCAAGCAGTGCCTGGAGGTCTTCGAGATCAGACGTCCGTTCGGTGAGGTCGTCGAGATCGTACTCGTCGTGACGAAGCGCTTCGTTGACGAGCATGACGAGTTCAGGACGGTCAATATCTCGGTAGGCCATCTGCTCGGCCAGTGCTTCACGAAAGAGCCCAGATGCGTTGATGCTGGTTGCCCAACTGAGAAACAACGCATCAGCAGGCATAACCGAAACAGTCGTAGTGACGGTGTTCTGCGCCATTTTTCTCTTCTATATTGGTTAGCAGTAAATACTGTATAGCAGAATTATATAAAGATTTCGCTGTTGGTGATTGCTAATACAAATAGTTCGAGCTAAAGATGAGAGAGTTACTTCACAAATTGATGCAGTTGGGCAGTGTGGGGTAACTATGAGTAATGGTCCAGCAAAACCACCAACTCTGGACCTGCCGACATCTGTTCTGGGTTCACTCGAAAGTCAATCTCTGGACCGACTCGGGGTAGTTGCGGAGTATGCTACGAGCTTGTAGCGTGGAAACGAGCGAAGCGTGATCACGAACTCAAGCAAAAGCACGCCAAGGAAGCGACTGGCAAAGAGGAACTCGAGGCACGTCGAGAGTGGGAACAACAATACGTTGATGATTTCCTTTCGGACTCATAGTTCACCGACGACTACAGCTTCAAACAGATCTCGTGCATTCGGGCTCGAAAGTCTACTTTAGCAGTAGTTGGTAGTACGGTTTCTTTATTCAGTGTGAGGTGTGAAACTCGCGTTCAGTACAGGAAACATACGTACCAGCTACTGCCCGGCTCCAACCCTACGCCTCAACAAAATCAAAAGTGCTCCGACCGCGATCGTACTCCCAAGTAGTTGACCGACTAAGCCGATGATTGTATCATGCCCACTTGTAGCGTTGGTTATCTCTGCGAGAACGAGGACACAGAGACCAAGCAGAAATACGATAACCAGTAGTAGTTCAGTAATAGAGGGATCAACTATGTCGGAGGACATGAACTGACATTTCAGAGGAGCCGAAAAAATCCTACCGGTCTCTGATCCTCGTCGTTCAATATGCACACGTAGTTACCGAACTGCCCGATTCATTACCAATCACACCCGTTGTGAGTGAGTCCACCGCTGAAACTCCAGAACCAGCGTTAGATGTCCAAACACTCTTTCTGAAAGGAAGGTTTTCTCCACATACCTGCAGCTAATGGTAGCAGCGACGTCGTCGGACCAAGACGACGACCAGATCCGTGCGTTGTACTCGTTAGAGAGATGCTCCCTCTCGGGATGGGTTCAACCGCTTTCTCACACCTCTGCCGTGTCGGTTCGAGTCACAACGGGTGTGACGCCACCAGTGACCTGTCCATCTACATCAAGCAACTCGAGATGGTGGTAGCGGGTATCAAGCAGTCTCTCAGCGGTCTCGATATCCATCGTAATGATCTCTTTTGGTGTCTGTTTCGCAGAGACACGGCGCTCGGTGACATCAATGTCCGAGCTCCCGATCGCGATCATCTCTCCCCACACGCGTTTGAGTGTCTGTGCATGGGGACACTTTCCGAGAATTGCAGTGAGCGCATTTCGGACATCGTCTCGCGTCCAAAAGATGCCGCTCCCGTTCGTGCGCTTGGTTGCGAACTCGTTCCAGCGTTTCATGACGAGGAGTGCGCGGAACCGGTTCTTTCGCGGCGTTCCTTGGTCGACGAGGTGCTTCTTGACACGGTGCTGGCGGCAGTTCGCACGGAAGTCCAACGGACTGCTCGAGGGTTCGATGCCGTTGGGTAGTTCCTCCGGGTCCTCGCGGTCGAAGGCAGTCTCGCCGGTCTCGGCAATTGACTCGTTGATCTCGTGGAGTTGGCTGGCGATCTCCTTGCGGTTGCGCTCGGCACGGCTCTGTTCCTGCTGGAGGTCGTCGATACGCTCCTCAAGATAGTTGATCGTCTGTGACTGCTCTTGGATGATAGCCCACATCTCTGCGCGACTAGGGAGCTCATCATTACCGTCGTCGGCCGTCGGATCAGTGCTGGTGTGCGTATCGATAGTGTCAAATCCGAGAGCGGCGGCAACGTCGTGATTAGTAGGCGTTTCGGCGTCAACTGCGTCCGAATCTTTTCCAATTGTCATGGAGGGTCGTGTGCTGCTGATTGTCGGTCGAGGTGCAATGCTGCTGGGGAGAGAGACGACTCTCGAAGGAGACGAGACGCCGTGCTGGACAGAGCCACAGCTCCTCGAGAGGCAAACTTTTATATCGATCCGGGTCGCAGGATTGAGTAGCCAACTCTGGGGGCGAATTGACGCCCCCTTCTCCTGCGACCCACATCGATGAGCGGTGGGTACGTTCTCCTATCTTCTTGCCTCACTGATAGTCATGGATATCACTTAAAACTAGGAGTCCTCACTGGCGGCTTTTCCTCAGTATCGAACTGCAGTAATCGCAAGCAGGAACACGCATCAACCGTGATTAAATCAGTGCTAGATCGTCGTCAGCACGCATTGAGTGCCCATGACTATGACTGTCTCTGAGAACAATGGACGAGTGCCACTGAGACTGTCCGAGGCGTCTGGGTCCGTCTTCAGGACGATACTGCTATGTGGCCCGCGTAGTCAGTTTATTGTATACAGAAGATGTCGGCATCTGAACAGGGAGTGGGTCGTGAGGCCAGATATACGCTGCTCACGGTATTTCTCGTCGGACTTCGACGGCGGGATCCAGGCGCGGTTGTCAATGCGGTCGTTGCGGCGATCGGCACATATCTTCCCATGTTCGTCACGCGTGCGTATGGTGTTGAACTCCGGCCGTGGCAGCGAGCCTATGTGAACACTGCGATGGTTACTCATGCTGTCGGCATGCTTGGTCCCTATGACGATGTCTGGTGGTGGGATCACCTTACACACGTGCATTCCTCGTCGATTCTAGCCGGGATTGTCTACGTGGCCAGTCGGCGGAAGGGACGCAACCCTGTCCCACGGGTCGTTGCCGCCGTCGTCAGTCTCGGTCTTGCTTGGGAATTTGTCGAGTACGCTATTCACGCAACAGCAAAACGTCTTGAACTCGAGCCGATACTTGTCACGTACGGCCCGAAGGACACATTCCTCGACATTGTCTTCGATCTGATCGGTGCGTTACTCGTACTCGCGTTTGGTGACCGTGTTCTTGGCGAGCATGCGGCCAACGAGTAGCTGGTCTAGTGCGGCTTCAGTCATAAATTTCTAGATCATCGTTATGGAGGAATTATCGGCCGAATCTAGCAGTTCAGCGTTGAAGATGCACTCAGTCTTCTTATTTCACTTCTCCTCATCCGTGGATTCTATTACCTGTTCACTCAGTTACCACACCGG
Above is a genomic segment from Natronorubrum aibiense containing:
- a CDS encoding pilin; its protein translation is MSSLVVWMAFVLVSTSSVAAQSNVGDVYCGTGIETGIGIVFGAVAGLGLPATGFYVGRAGLSYMRAGGNPEKKNQAKEKLVMSGIGFGIIVLALISPELIDKVGRQMGFGFSDCVKPF
- a CDS encoding methyl-accepting chemotaxis protein, whose product is MTIGKDSDAVDAETPTNHDVAAALGFDTIDTHTSTDPTADDGNDELPSRAEMWAIIQEQSQTINYLEERIDDLQQEQSRAERNRKEIASQLHEINESIAETGETAFDREDPEELPNGIEPSSSPLDFRANCRQHRVKKHLVDQGTPRKNRFRALLVMKRWNEFATKRTNGSGIFWTRDDVRNALTAILGKCPHAQTLKRVWGEMIAIGSSDIDVTERRVSAKQTPKEIITMDIETAERLLDTRYHHLELLDVDGQVTGGVTPVVTRTDTAEV